The proteins below are encoded in one region of Thermococcus peptonophilus:
- a CDS encoding Maf-like protein, whose translation MLVLASASPRRREILSRFIREFQIVPSNASEECSIADLREHALELARRKAREVYERLGKKATVIGADTVVSIDGKILGKPGSEEEAYQMLKTLSGRVHLVTTGYCIIHRGEEHCGAVVTEVKFRELDDDLIWAYIRTGEPMDKAGAYGIQGKGGLFVEWMRGDYYNVVGFPIEIIWKLRELGFDVLSR comes from the coding sequence TTGCTAGTTCTAGCCTCAGCATCGCCGAGGAGGAGGGAGATACTTTCGAGGTTCATAAGAGAGTTCCAGATAGTTCCGAGCAATGCCAGCGAGGAGTGTTCCATAGCCGACCTGAGAGAGCACGCCCTTGAGCTCGCGAGGAGAAAGGCGAGGGAAGTTTACGAGAGGCTTGGCAAGAAGGCGACTGTGATAGGGGCCGATACCGTCGTCAGCATAGACGGGAAAATACTCGGCAAGCCGGGGAGTGAGGAAGAAGCCTATCAGATGTTAAAAACCCTAAGCGGGAGGGTTCACCTGGTGACGACGGGCTACTGCATCATCCACCGCGGAGAGGAGCACTGCGGTGCCGTCGTCACGGAAGTGAAGTTCAGGGAGCTGGACGATGACCTTATATGGGCTTACATCAGGACTGGGGAGCCAATGGACAAGGCCGGAGCCTACGGGATACAGGGGAAGGGTGGACTATTCGTCGAGTGGATGCGGGGGGACTACTACAACGTCGTGGGTTTTCCCATCGAGATAATCTGGAAGCTCAGGGAGCTGGGTTTTGACGTTCTATCACGCTGA
- a CDS encoding PINc/VapC family ATPase gives MRVLVPDTSVIVDGRLTQFLSTLGEKVKVVVPEAVVAEIEHQANEGKAIGHVGLEELKKLREMADRGEILLEFYGERPDLWQIRRARAGEIDNMVREVAQTLSATLITGDQVQRDIAIAKGIDVIYLTTKKEVRHRLEDFFDETTMSVHLKAGIRPLAKKGRPGEWRLVPIRDEPLTDVELEEIADDIVERARRDPESFIELDEPGATVVQLRNYRIVIAKPPFSDRIEITAVRPITKLSIEDYELSEKLLERLRDKAAGILIAGAPGEGKTTFAQALAEWYASMGRIVKTMEKPRDLQVSEEITQYTALKGSMELTGDILLLVRPDYTIFDEMRKTSDFKIYSDLRLAGVGMIGVVHATKPIDAIQRFIGRVELGMIPQIVDTVIFIKAGRVAKVLTLEYLVKVPSGMKEEDLARPVIEVRDFETGELEYEIYTYGEEVSVVPVKKEEKAPALKLAEKRLKQEIKKFLPDVNAEVEIVSPHKAVIYADEFDIPSIIGKKGKRITELEKRIGISIDVKSFAEREELKPKEKIPVEVEEKKKTIVLRVSPEYAKKPLKFYGGEQYVFTATPSRKGLVKVSKSTPIGKELKRLLDAGIPIWAST, from the coding sequence ATGAGGGTGCTGGTTCCGGATACGAGTGTTATAGTTGACGGCAGGCTCACGCAGTTCCTGTCAACCCTCGGCGAGAAGGTCAAGGTCGTTGTCCCCGAGGCAGTCGTTGCCGAGATAGAGCACCAGGCCAACGAGGGGAAGGCAATAGGCCACGTTGGTCTAGAGGAGTTAAAGAAGCTCCGCGAGATGGCCGACAGGGGCGAGATTCTCCTCGAGTTCTACGGCGAGAGGCCCGACCTCTGGCAGATAAGACGTGCTAGGGCCGGCGAGATTGACAACATGGTCAGAGAGGTAGCTCAGACCCTCAGCGCGACCCTCATAACTGGCGACCAGGTTCAGAGGGACATAGCGATAGCCAAGGGCATAGACGTGATATACCTGACCACCAAGAAGGAAGTAAGACACCGCCTCGAGGACTTCTTCGACGAAACGACGATGAGCGTCCACCTAAAGGCAGGAATAAGACCGCTCGCGAAGAAGGGAAGGCCCGGCGAGTGGAGGCTTGTTCCGATCAGGGATGAACCGCTCACCGATGTGGAGCTTGAGGAGATAGCAGATGACATCGTCGAGAGGGCAAGGCGCGACCCGGAGAGCTTCATAGAGCTTGACGAGCCGGGAGCAACTGTGGTTCAGCTCAGGAACTACCGTATCGTCATAGCTAAACCTCCGTTCTCGGACAGGATAGAGATAACCGCGGTCAGACCTATAACCAAGCTCTCAATAGAGGACTACGAGCTGAGCGAGAAGCTTTTGGAAAGGCTCAGGGACAAGGCCGCTGGAATACTCATAGCCGGTGCCCCCGGTGAGGGTAAGACGACCTTCGCCCAGGCTCTAGCTGAGTGGTACGCGAGTATGGGTAGGATAGTCAAGACTATGGAGAAGCCCAGAGACCTTCAGGTCAGCGAAGAGATAACGCAGTACACAGCCTTGAAGGGGAGCATGGAGCTTACCGGGGACATACTTCTCCTCGTGAGGCCGGACTACACGATATTCGACGAGATGAGGAAGACCAGCGACTTCAAGATATACTCCGACCTCAGGCTGGCTGGGGTTGGGATGATAGGCGTCGTCCATGCGACGAAGCCGATAGACGCCATCCAGCGCTTCATCGGAAGGGTCGAGCTTGGAATGATACCGCAGATAGTAGATACGGTGATCTTCATCAAGGCCGGAAGGGTCGCCAAGGTCCTGACCCTTGAGTATCTCGTTAAAGTGCCGAGTGGAATGAAGGAAGAAGACCTCGCGAGGCCGGTTATAGAGGTTCGCGACTTCGAGACGGGCGAGCTTGAGTACGAGATCTACACCTACGGCGAGGAGGTAAGCGTAGTTCCCGTCAAGAAAGAGGAGAAAGCCCCCGCGCTCAAGCTGGCAGAGAAGAGGCTCAAGCAGGAGATAAAGAAGTTCCTGCCCGATGTCAACGCCGAGGTCGAGATAGTCAGCCCCCACAAGGCGGTGATCTACGCCGACGAGTTCGACATCCCTTCGATAATTGGCAAGAAGGGCAAAAGGATAACCGAACTTGAGAAGAGGATAGGCATAAGCATCGACGTCAAGAGCTTCGCCGAGAGGGAAGAGCTCAAGCCAAAGGAGAAGATCCCCGTTGAAGTCGAGGAGAAAAAGAAGACAATTGTCCTCAGGGTATCGCCGGAGTACGCCAAAAAGCCGCTCAAGTTCTACGGCGGCGAGCAGTACGTCTTCACGGCCACTCCGAGCAGGAAAGGCCTCGTCAAGGTCAGCAAGAGCACACCGATAGGCAAGGAGCTGAAGAGGCTCCTCGATGCGGGGATACCGATATGGGCGAGCACCTGA
- the minD gene encoding cell division ATPase MinD, which yields MGHLISIASGKGGTGKTTTTANLSVALGGMGYKVLAIDADLTMANLSLVMGIDDAETTIHDVLAGEADIKDAIYSTSYENVDLVPAAVDWEHVLKADPRRLPSTIKPLKSEYDFVLIDCPAGLQMDAMNAMMSGEEVILVTNPEISCITDTMKVSIVLRKAGLAVLGFVLNRYGRSENDIPPDAAEEVMEVPLLVVIPEDPKVREATLEGVPVVEYAPDSEGARAFMKLAEEVSRIAGFKARVMG from the coding sequence ATGGGTCATCTAATCTCGATAGCCAGCGGCAAGGGTGGAACTGGAAAAACAACCACTACGGCCAACCTTTCAGTGGCCCTCGGGGGGATGGGCTACAAAGTCCTCGCTATTGATGCCGACCTTACCATGGCAAACCTCAGCCTTGTCATGGGGATAGACGACGCCGAAACCACGATACACGACGTTCTTGCGGGGGAAGCTGACATCAAAGACGCTATCTACTCAACAAGCTATGAGAACGTTGACCTGGTTCCAGCGGCGGTTGACTGGGAGCACGTCCTTAAGGCAGACCCGAGGAGGCTCCCCTCAACGATAAAGCCGCTGAAATCGGAGTACGACTTCGTGCTGATTGACTGCCCTGCGGGCCTGCAGATGGACGCGATGAACGCCATGATGAGCGGCGAGGAGGTAATCCTGGTCACGAACCCTGAGATATCGTGCATAACCGACACGATGAAGGTGAGCATAGTTCTCAGAAAGGCCGGGCTGGCTGTTCTCGGCTTCGTCCTCAACCGCTACGGAAGGAGCGAGAACGATATACCGCCCGACGCAGCTGAGGAGGTCATGGAAGTTCCCTTGCTGGTGGTTATCCCCGAAGACCCGAAGGTCAGAGAGGCGACGCTTGAGGGAGTTCCGGTTGTTGAATACGCTCCTGATTCAGAGGGTGCTAGGGCGTTTATGAAGCTGGCCGAGGAAGTGAGCAGGATAGCGGGCTTCAAGGCAAGGGTGATGGGATGA
- a CDS encoding ATP/GTP-binding protein — translation MILAFIGTAGSGKTTLTAEFGKYLSENGYRVAYVNLDTGVKRLPYTPNLDVREKVTAWSLMDEGLGPNGAIVKSYDILAEYTGEYAEKIRELEKESDYVLIDTPGQMETFLFHEFGVELMEAFPDALGVYLFSPEVLRKPSDFCFAVFFGLMIDLRLGITTVPALNKVDTVKDLGGIRKYLDDIDYLTARLKLEPSTQGLLAYKLCSALPELAPPTRVLYLSAKTGEGFEDLETVAYEHYCTCGDLT, via the coding sequence ATGATACTGGCGTTCATAGGTACCGCCGGGAGCGGAAAGACGACCTTAACCGCAGAGTTTGGGAAATACCTATCCGAAAACGGGTACAGAGTAGCTTATGTTAATCTGGACACTGGAGTAAAGCGACTGCCGTACACTCCCAACCTTGACGTCAGGGAGAAGGTAACGGCGTGGAGCCTTATGGATGAAGGCCTCGGGCCGAACGGGGCTATAGTGAAGAGCTACGACATCTTGGCGGAATACACGGGGGAATACGCTGAGAAGATCAGAGAACTTGAAAAGGAGTCCGACTACGTCCTGATAGACACCCCCGGCCAGATGGAAACTTTTCTCTTCCACGAGTTCGGGGTCGAGCTGATGGAGGCCTTTCCAGATGCCCTCGGGGTTTATCTCTTCTCACCGGAAGTGCTTAGGAAGCCCTCCGACTTCTGCTTTGCGGTGTTCTTCGGCCTCATGATAGACCTCAGGCTGGGAATAACGACAGTACCTGCCCTGAACAAGGTGGACACCGTCAAAGACCTCGGGGGAATACGGAAGTACCTCGATGACATAGACTACCTCACGGCGAGGCTGAAGCTTGAACCATCCACTCAGGGGCTTCTGGCATACAAGCTGTGCTCAGCACTCCCGGAGCTTGCACCACCCACGAGGGTTCTCTACCTCTCGGCGAAGACGGGTGAGGGCTTCGAGGACCTCGAAACCGTGGCCTATGAGCACTACTGCACCTGTGGCGACCTGACCTGA
- the asnB gene encoding asparagine synthase (glutamine-hydrolyzing), producing MCLIAGGIGRNLKEKLITMAIAGKHRGPDSFGVWTEGGVLKSDDFSKLSEIPDGRIGLLQCRLAMTGSKNFTQPFINDLALVHNGEIYNHAALREYLEGRRVSFESDVDSEVILRLIEFLGEEHLSYPEIVKRLFWMLEGDYAVAFSDGERIYLFRDPMGIRPLYFSRNGLFASEKKVLWAVGEKEVEPVQPGELVVLEKNGVRRARLFSLENLKSKAKCERKDPVGGVEKLLRYAVRNRVSGKTGVLFSGGLDSTLVAYLASQYSDVVLYTAGTEDSPDTEWARKVADHFGWKLREITFDIEDVRDAVKRVIYAIEEPNPMNLAIGLPLYFASALASSDGTRVLLSGQGADELFGGYAKYLERPELMEEELALISERNLARDDKIAMLNGVEGRYPFLALPVVSFALKLPLEAKIADGTRKVILRKLALRLGIPEWIAGREKKAAQYGSRAQKLLEKIAREEGLTLREFAERLFRETFPNAF from the coding sequence ATGTGCCTCATCGCCGGGGGAATAGGCAGAAACCTCAAGGAAAAGCTCATCACGATGGCGATAGCCGGAAAGCACAGGGGCCCTGACAGCTTTGGAGTCTGGACCGAAGGGGGAGTCCTCAAATCTGATGACTTTTCAAAGCTGAGCGAGATTCCGGATGGGAGGATCGGCCTCCTCCAGTGCAGGCTGGCCATGACTGGTTCAAAGAACTTCACCCAGCCATTCATAAATGATCTCGCCCTTGTCCACAACGGTGAGATATACAACCACGCGGCACTGAGAGAATATCTGGAAGGGAGAAGGGTTTCGTTTGAGAGCGACGTTGACAGCGAGGTTATACTCAGGCTCATCGAGTTTTTGGGGGAAGAACACCTGAGCTATCCCGAGATAGTTAAAAGACTCTTCTGGATGCTTGAGGGGGACTATGCCGTTGCATTCTCCGACGGAGAGCGCATCTACCTGTTTAGGGATCCAATGGGAATCAGGCCGCTCTACTTCTCACGTAACGGCCTGTTTGCAAGCGAGAAGAAAGTCCTCTGGGCGGTGGGTGAGAAGGAAGTTGAACCCGTCCAGCCGGGAGAGCTCGTCGTTCTTGAGAAGAACGGGGTGAGGCGGGCCAGGCTGTTCTCCCTTGAGAATCTAAAATCCAAGGCAAAATGCGAAAGGAAAGACCCCGTCGGAGGTGTTGAAAAACTCCTCAGATATGCTGTGAGGAACAGGGTCAGCGGAAAAACTGGAGTTCTGTTCTCCGGCGGTCTGGACAGCACTCTGGTTGCCTATTTAGCGTCGCAATACTCTGATGTAGTCCTGTATACTGCTGGAACGGAGGACAGCCCCGATACAGAGTGGGCAAGGAAAGTGGCCGACCACTTTGGCTGGAAGCTGAGGGAAATAACGTTCGACATCGAAGACGTCAGAGATGCCGTAAAAAGGGTAATTTATGCCATCGAAGAGCCCAACCCGATGAACCTCGCCATAGGACTGCCGCTCTACTTTGCATCAGCCCTAGCTTCTTCAGACGGTACGCGCGTTCTCCTCAGCGGGCAGGGTGCGGACGAGCTCTTCGGAGGCTACGCGAAGTACCTTGAGAGGCCCGAGCTTATGGAGGAAGAGTTAGCCCTCATCTCCGAGAGGAACCTTGCAAGGGACGACAAGATAGCAATGCTGAACGGAGTTGAGGGAAGGTATCCCTTCCTAGCCCTTCCGGTTGTGAGCTTTGCCCTTAAACTGCCGCTCGAAGCGAAGATAGCGGACGGAACCCGGAAAGTCATCCTCAGAAAGCTCGCCCTGAGGCTCGGAATTCCGGAGTGGATAGCTGGGAGGGAGAAGAAGGCCGCCCAATACGGCAGCAGGGCGCAGAAGCTCCTTGAGAAGATAGCCAGAGAAGAGGGTCTAACGCTCAGAGAGTTCGCGGAGAGGCTCTTCAGGGAGACGTTCCCAAACGCTTTTTAA
- a CDS encoding glycosyltransferase family 4 protein: MRILMVGHYPPHGGGVARHLDNLVRELRKRHEVRVLTYGPVKVREFEREFVHQLRVPPVYGLRGSTFAFAGARKVAQLHREFDFDVVHCHFAGTTSFSGALAKEKTGLPLVVTAHGSDLENTPKSPLGRFYVTKSLRKADAVIAVSHHLARLARALGAKNVRVIPNGVPEFDEPEMEKREYVTFIGALRDYKSPETFVELARFFSHTEFLVVGDGPLRKKLEAEAPPNVRFLGYRTDVGGILSKSLLLILPSKREGFGLVVLEANSLGVPAVGRRVSAIPELIRDGKNGLTFTSFDELVEAVRALLESPKTARKMGSTGKRVAGKYSWEKVAEEVERVYSSLVG, encoded by the coding sequence ATGAGAATCCTAATGGTAGGGCACTACCCTCCCCACGGCGGAGGTGTTGCAAGGCATCTCGACAACCTTGTTAGGGAACTTAGAAAGCGCCACGAAGTTCGCGTGCTCACTTATGGTCCCGTCAAGGTGAGGGAGTTCGAGAGGGAGTTTGTCCATCAGCTCAGGGTTCCGCCGGTGTACGGCCTGAGGGGAAGTACTTTCGCCTTTGCGGGCGCGAGGAAGGTAGCTCAGCTCCACCGAGAGTTCGATTTTGATGTTGTACATTGCCACTTTGCTGGAACAACATCCTTCTCCGGTGCACTGGCCAAGGAGAAGACGGGCCTGCCCCTCGTGGTTACAGCTCACGGAAGCGACCTTGAGAACACTCCCAAATCTCCTCTAGGCAGGTTCTACGTCACAAAAAGCCTGAGAAAGGCGGACGCTGTTATAGCTGTCAGCCACCACTTGGCGAGGCTCGCAAGGGCTCTAGGGGCTAAAAACGTCAGAGTAATTCCTAATGGGGTTCCCGAGTTTGATGAGCCTGAAATGGAGAAGAGAGAGTACGTGACTTTCATCGGCGCCCTCCGGGACTATAAGTCCCCGGAAACGTTTGTAGAGCTCGCTAGGTTCTTTTCCCACACTGAATTCCTAGTTGTGGGTGACGGCCCCCTCAGGAAAAAGCTTGAGGCAGAAGCTCCGCCGAACGTCCGCTTCCTCGGCTACCGCACGGATGTTGGGGGGATTTTAAGCAAGAGCCTTCTACTGATCCTGCCCTCCAAAAGAGAGGGATTCGGTCTTGTCGTTCTCGAAGCAAACTCTCTTGGAGTCCCTGCGGTTGGAAGGAGGGTCAGTGCAATTCCAGAGCTTATCAGGGATGGGAAGAACGGTCTAACGTTCACCAGCTTTGATGAACTCGTGGAGGCAGTTAGGGCACTCCTGGAAAGTCCGAAGACAGCCAGAAAAATGGGTTCAACGGGAAAACGCGTTGCCGGGAAGTACTCCTGGGAAAAAGTTGCAGAAGAAGTTGAACGGGTGTACTCGTCCCTCGTGGGATAG
- a CDS encoding L-threonylcarbamoyladenylate synthase yields the protein MTIVINMRDGLDERKIKVASRLILEGKLVAFPTETVYGLGADALNERAVRRIFEAKGRPADNPLIIHIASLDDLGKVAREVPEKAKILAERFWPGPLTLVLPKRDEVPLVTTGGLDTVAVRMPAHPIALALIRASTPLAAPSANISGKPSPTSAEHVIDDFYGKIEGIIDGGETWIGVESAVIDLTEEPPFLLRPGGIPLEEIEKVIGPVKVHPAVKGKNADLAKAPGMKYKHYAPNASVVVVEGTPENRRRKIRELVYEYRKKGYRVGVMATFEVEADEFYFLGQTPEEVARNLFKALRELDKRGVDMIIAEGIEEKGVGLAVMNRLRKAAGYNIVKA from the coding sequence GTGACGATAGTTATCAACATGCGAGACGGTCTGGACGAGAGAAAGATAAAGGTTGCCTCGAGGCTCATCCTTGAGGGGAAGCTCGTGGCGTTTCCGACCGAGACCGTTTACGGTCTTGGCGCTGATGCCCTGAACGAGAGGGCCGTCAGGAGGATATTCGAGGCCAAAGGAAGACCCGCGGATAACCCTCTGATAATTCACATAGCCAGCCTCGATGACCTGGGGAAAGTGGCCAGGGAGGTTCCCGAGAAGGCAAAGATCCTCGCGGAGAGGTTCTGGCCGGGACCGCTCACGCTCGTCCTCCCAAAGCGCGACGAAGTACCGTTGGTCACAACCGGCGGCCTCGACACTGTCGCCGTCAGGATGCCCGCCCACCCGATAGCACTTGCCCTCATAAGGGCAAGCACTCCACTGGCAGCTCCCTCGGCCAACATAAGCGGAAAGCCCAGCCCAACTTCGGCTGAGCACGTAATTGACGACTTCTACGGAAAAATCGAGGGAATAATAGACGGCGGAGAGACGTGGATCGGTGTTGAATCGGCGGTCATTGACCTCACCGAAGAGCCCCCATTTCTCCTGAGGCCTGGTGGTATCCCTCTGGAGGAAATAGAGAAAGTTATCGGGCCTGTGAAGGTACACCCCGCCGTTAAGGGCAAGAACGCAGACCTCGCAAAGGCCCCGGGGATGAAGTACAAGCACTATGCCCCAAACGCGAGTGTGGTGGTTGTTGAAGGAACTCCAGAGAACAGGAGAAGAAAAATCCGTGAGCTGGTATATGAGTACAGGAAAAAGGGCTACCGCGTTGGTGTGATGGCAACTTTTGAAGTGGAGGCTGACGAGTTCTACTTCCTTGGGCAAACCCCTGAAGAAGTCGCCAGGAATCTCTTCAAGGCCCTCAGGGAGCTTGACAAGCGTGGTGTGGACATGATAATAGCCGAGGGAATTGAGGAGAAGGGAGTAGGGCTCGCGGTGATGAACCGTCTGAGAAAAGCGGCCGGCTACAACATAGTTAAAGCATAG
- a CDS encoding nucleotidyltransferase domain-containing protein, translating into MPREKVVKIWDEREVVYSPKRWRYLWEKREKALKIMERLKDFDPLLYGSVARGDVRKDSDIDIFIPIKVPSYLIELALEGLVRRRKIVMATPWHLIKGVIEIDEETSVTFPLLEPTDRELEFYRWGGAIDIWGVKTKERVPGVNKKLILIIPTDRGHIEREVVGREPEVAKILGVSIDIVTERVHVLTRRDSIGRTGIYLNEEVPDWMSFEEALKIIADRDPNVRRKVRERGGI; encoded by the coding sequence ATGCCAAGGGAAAAAGTCGTGAAAATCTGGGACGAGCGGGAGGTTGTGTACTCCCCAAAACGCTGGCGCTACCTGTGGGAAAAGCGCGAGAAGGCCCTAAAGATTATGGAGAGACTGAAGGACTTTGACCCCCTCCTCTATGGAAGCGTCGCGAGGGGAGACGTTAGAAAGGACAGTGACATAGACATCTTCATCCCGATCAAGGTTCCAAGCTACCTGATCGAGCTGGCCCTCGAAGGCCTTGTGAGACGGAGAAAAATCGTCATGGCAACGCCCTGGCACCTGATAAAGGGCGTCATTGAGATAGATGAGGAGACGAGCGTTACCTTTCCCCTGCTTGAACCAACGGACAGGGAGCTGGAGTTCTACCGCTGGGGCGGGGCAATCGACATCTGGGGTGTCAAGACGAAGGAGAGAGTGCCTGGAGTTAACAAGAAGCTCATCCTCATAATACCGACGGATAGGGGACACATTGAGAGGGAAGTCGTCGGGAGAGAGCCGGAAGTTGCCAAAATACTCGGAGTGAGCATTGATATTGTTACCGAGAGGGTGCACGTCCTGACGAGAAGGGACAGTATCGGGAGGACGGGGATTTATCTCAACGAGGAAGTTCCCGATTGGATGAGCTTTGAGGAGGCGCTGAAGATCATAGCCGACCGGGACCCCAACGTGAGGAGAAAGGTACGGGAGAGGGGAGGCATCTGA
- a CDS encoding potassium channel family protein — MNEFEQIRGCLVEMKDLSSLMIDLAFSSVLYNSEDIAEEVYLLEEKMDDLTVYVKKLALRAAKHEGDPESLLSIIDLADINERISDAAYAIADIVLRDIEPHPIIRKIMEDTEEELGRVTVRPGSVLIGKTLAQLKLPSKIGTRILAIKRGDRYIYNPGKDDRIEEGDVLIAVSSDMNKLKELAGEEIEEE, encoded by the coding sequence ATGAATGAATTCGAACAGATAAGGGGCTGTTTGGTTGAGATGAAGGATCTCTCCTCCCTTATGATTGACTTAGCGTTTTCTTCCGTCCTTTACAACAGCGAGGACATAGCGGAGGAGGTATACCTTCTCGAAGAGAAAATGGATGATCTGACAGTCTATGTAAAGAAGCTTGCCCTCCGCGCGGCGAAACACGAAGGCGACCCCGAAAGCCTCCTCAGCATAATCGACCTGGCCGACATAAACGAACGCATCAGCGATGCCGCTTATGCGATAGCCGACATAGTACTGAGGGACATCGAACCCCACCCGATCATCAGGAAGATAATGGAGGACACCGAGGAGGAGCTCGGAAGGGTCACTGTCAGGCCCGGTTCAGTCCTCATCGGCAAGACGCTCGCCCAGCTCAAGCTGCCGAGCAAGATTGGAACGAGGATTCTGGCGATAAAGAGGGGAGACCGCTACATCTACAACCCCGGAAAGGACGACAGGATTGAGGAAGGGGACGTTCTCATAGCGGTCAGCTCCGACATGAACAAGCTGAAGGAACTTGCAGGGGAAGAGATCGAGGAGGAGTAA
- a CDS encoding potassium channel family protein, whose protein sequence is MEEWDEVEVPDNVKDIFVEMKNTAELMVDLAYSAALFKEKEMAEEVLKLEEYLDLLNYNLTVRAVLSARNIRDAERITSILQMARAIDDISNAAADLAKMVLEEKIHPLITEVILESEETIGKVVVSPESVLVGKTLDELDLSTNTGVWIIAIRRGKRWIFDPDEDTKIMPGDILIGRGTRTALDYLKEIARGNIKVMPNE, encoded by the coding sequence ATGGAAGAATGGGACGAGGTCGAGGTTCCCGATAATGTTAAAGACATCTTCGTCGAGATGAAGAACACCGCAGAGCTCATGGTTGATCTTGCCTATTCGGCGGCTCTCTTCAAAGAGAAGGAAATGGCGGAAGAAGTTCTCAAGCTGGAAGAATACTTGGATCTCCTTAACTACAACTTAACAGTCCGGGCGGTTCTATCGGCCAGAAACATCCGTGATGCTGAGAGGATAACTTCGATACTTCAAATGGCTAGGGCCATAGACGATATTTCGAACGCAGCTGCAGATCTTGCCAAGATGGTTCTGGAAGAGAAGATACACCCACTGATAACTGAGGTTATCCTCGAGAGCGAGGAGACGATAGGAAAGGTTGTTGTTTCTCCCGAGTCCGTTCTCGTTGGAAAAACTCTTGACGAGCTCGATCTTTCCACAAACACCGGAGTGTGGATAATCGCGATAAGGCGCGGGAAGCGCTGGATCTTCGATCCGGACGAAGACACAAAGATAATGCCGGGGGATATACTCATCGGCAGGGGGACGAGAACCGCTCTAGACTACCTGAAGGAGATAGCAAGAGGCAATATAAAGGTGATGCCGAATGAATGA
- a CDS encoding magnesium transporter, producing MKMLPVEVSVGTRDWRERLKQTFLVTFPALLLCLVLDFIGGGVLGKHFSMIATSYPLLLVILPGLSDLRGNVFGAMASRMTTALHLGKIRGILDKEVTTNISMAIGSSTIPLLVLWVAGAIKLGFSSSSLVVLLIVIASILIIGLLLGYATALITIFPYRWGADPDMIAAPLITSVADIVTIPSLIYLIFFYEDYPSLFYIFTAVMLVLFAVLLLKSHYTREHRRAFKEVATVLTVLGIIEIFSGSTLESFSDVISKVIILSVIYPSVLDSVGNFASIAAATTSTRLNLSGVKALKTHDFYLDVGSLLLLAPIIGFLTNYIAVYVTRLIGHQGEIIWPFVLGYPFLVLVNMLIGIIVAYIAHRFDIDPDNVAIPTVTTISDVMGTLFIVLLAKLMVGA from the coding sequence ATGAAGATGTTGCCAGTGGAAGTAAGCGTCGGTACGAGAGACTGGCGCGAGAGGCTAAAGCAGACGTTTCTGGTAACGTTTCCGGCTTTATTGCTCTGCTTAGTCCTTGATTTCATCGGTGGCGGTGTTCTCGGTAAGCACTTTTCAATGATAGCAACGAGTTATCCCCTCCTTCTTGTGATTCTCCCCGGCCTCAGCGACCTTCGTGGGAACGTCTTTGGTGCTATGGCATCCAGAATGACGACTGCACTCCACCTCGGTAAAATCAGGGGGATCCTTGACAAGGAAGTTACGACCAACATCTCCATGGCCATTGGAAGTTCTACGATACCGCTCCTTGTCCTCTGGGTCGCTGGGGCGATAAAGCTTGGTTTCTCGAGTTCATCTCTTGTGGTTCTTCTCATAGTTATAGCCTCTATTCTCATTATTGGCCTTCTGCTCGGCTACGCCACTGCCCTGATAACTATCTTCCCGTACCGTTGGGGAGCGGATCCTGACATGATTGCTGCCCCCCTGATAACTTCGGTGGCAGATATAGTCACGATTCCCAGTCTAATCTACCTGATCTTCTTCTATGAAGATTATCCCTCGCTGTTCTACATCTTTACTGCCGTTATGCTGGTTCTTTTTGCCGTCCTGCTTCTGAAGTCCCACTACACTCGCGAGCATAGGAGGGCTTTTAAGGAGGTTGCAACGGTTCTCACAGTCCTTGGGATTATCGAGATATTCTCCGGTTCAACCCTCGAGTCCTTCAGCGATGTGATATCCAAGGTGATAATCCTTAGCGTTATCTATCCTTCCGTCCTCGACAGTGTCGGCAACTTCGCCTCGATAGCTGCTGCAACTACCTCCACTAGGCTTAACCTTTCAGGAGTTAAGGCGCTGAAAACTCACGATTTTTATCTCGATGTTGGCAGTCTTCTTCTCCTCGCACCCATAATCGGCTTCTTAACGAACTATATTGCCGTCTACGTCACCCGTCTAATCGGTCATCAGGGAGAGATTATCTGGCCATTTGTTTTGGGTTATCCCTTCCTGGTTCTTGTGAATATGCTTATAGGAATAATCGTAGCTTACATTGCCCATCGCTTTGATATTGATCCCGACAATGTGGCAATACCGACTGTTACTACGATATCCGACGTTATGGGGACGCTCTTCATTGTATTATTGGCAAAGCTGATGGTGGGAGCATGA